The DNA region CTTTGCTGTCTAGTGAAATAAACCTTTGTAAACTGGACTTGTTTTGATGTCACAGACGCAAGATACCCGGATCTGCAAGGCtgtaaatatgaaagaaaaatatttctttaattaaaacTGCAAAAGGAAGACTTTCAACCGAAGAGGATCGAAAACATGTTAACGTTTTTCTTAGACAGCCATGCTTATCTAACAGTTAAGACTGTATCTTTGTATTTCAGCTGCGGATGACTCGAAATGCATAGCTCGCCATGGAAAGTGTCAAGAAGACAGCAACCATTGTGCCGGAAGTTACGTTAGTAACATGTGCTCTGGGCATGCGTCTAGAAGATGTTGCTTACCAAGAAGTGCGTTTATCAATTTTTTACAGAGATAGATCATAAATGTAATAGCAATTAATCTAAACAAAGTCTTTGCCTTAatattaaatattcaattaaggAATACTGGTACTGTTCGAGCAATTTTCTTAAGAGTTCATTTTTATGAAACACCTTGAAGGATCGGAGTTTATTAACCAGTAAATATGCCAAGAACAGAGTAAGCACCGATGTCGTAACGCAGATCATAATATCAAAACCGACTCAAATCATTTATTCAATGAGACCTAGATCCTAATATACATGTCCATTAAAATGATATCGTCGAAACTAAAATATGTCATGTTTTATGCATTGCCCTttatttttcatgacattttgcatgaagatAAGCTAACGCTCTTGTGAAGATCTCTACAAAACTGGTAAAAGAAGCCGTTTGTTCCAGGTAATGTGGACTGTCCGGGTGGTACTCGTTATTCTGCCACGGGTACTGGGTATTATCCAAGCAGCAGTGCTATAGAAGGCGGATTTGTTGATATGCGGGACCAGCCACTGGGAACTCTGcaagtatataaaataaataattcgtCATCGTCAATAACAAGCAGTTCATATAAAGTTAATTTTTCAGAAAAgacaaatatatgtttaatttcaTTGTGGTACATTTGAGGCTTCATTAGTCATTATTTCTCAGCCAGTCAATGAGTTCCTTTTCATCGCGTGATGTTGGACGGCCAATCGACGGCAAGCATCTTCCTtctccttatttttttttcaaagttaaagcacacttttgtttttaatactgtttcttttttattctgtCTACTTTAAAAACAACCTTTCCCTTTCTACATCCCCTTGTAATTTCTTTTGGTACAATTTTTGCCTTAAGGTAACTTTCTAGTTGGATGAATATCTTAGTATTTGACAgattaattttgcaaaataaaaaaatgcccaTTTCCAGTTCAACATTTTTTACTTGGACTCAGTATTGTTACTCTTTCTTGTaccttgggatcatggagtacatgcaattttactgtaatagaattccgcctTTAAAAGTCGATGCTAGGGGTGTGAGGGGTATTGCACATTTTAaaacctctcataaacagactcagtaaaaccgagtctgctattattttgcttagtatCCCAGGTAGGTATAGGTATTATataaacaaacatgaaaaaaatcaatcacaTTCTCAGTCATATATAAGTTTTTTTAACCTAAAACGCTAAAAGATAAACTATATTTTAAGAACTTTTCCAATTCTTTGCTTTTTCTATGTTATGTCAAATAAAGCATTAAAATGACGCTATTAAATTGAAAGTTGAATGTTGCACGTGGTTATTTTTGACCGCAGGATTATCTTGCTGGGAGGTCAAGTATTGTAACTGTTGCAATGGACAACCATGCCGGTATCGCCTACGATACTCCAGTGTGCATACCAGAGATGAATCATCGTTATGGAAGGTTCATTGATTTCAGGGTAAGAACATATACAGAACGAATTGCAGATTTCCAAGTTAGGAAGTTTAATGAATGGTTTATTGATTCTGAGTAAGAAATCTTGTAGAAGAGTTATTGGAAAGGAAAATATTATGAATTATTTATTGATATCCAGGGTAAGATCATGCACAAGAAGAATTATTGATTTGATATGAAGAAGACTCGTTTTATCGTGATTTAATTCAAAGCACAAACTTGCATATGTAATTAAAACTTCCATAATCacagttaattataattaaatgttGATGGTTGATACGTTTTATGTTTTGAACTATAAAAGTGTCGAATTTTCAATTTCTTATTACATTTGGCACGATCAATGAAAACTGTTCTTTACAAATCATTGTTGCAATAAAATTTTACTGGTGCTTTGTTGTTTGATAGTGTATTTTCCTAAAGTTAAATACTTTATgaataaacaaatctgaaaattgCCCCATCTACACGCCGATATTCAACCCGACTATCGGAACGGCATGAACATGTTTCATTCTATGTTGCAGGTTAGAGACACCGGAAGTGCATTTTATCACAAGGGCCATTCCAGAATTGATATATGTGTTCGAACAGAATCTGACTCCTTCGATAACACCATCAACGGACCACTGACGTTGGTTTTCTACTGAAATATTAATGCGCATATTTAGACCATATGGATATGACAATAAAAGTATTTCCTGAACAAGCTTCATTAGTCATTATTGCACACCGGACTggtgtttccggtgattttacccatgtcGACAAAACCAGTCTGACATTCCAAAGCCAGAAGACTCTCGTgcgattcatgcattgattaaatattgtttatgttaaaTACCCCCAAAAAAAtcatagtttctctccgttccttataatatatttctatattcaaaatacatttgCAGAAACAGATGCGAATATTCGAagactggtcccctgcgaacttcGAAAAGTGCATTTACTTTTTACAAGCATCTGCCTTTAAATTTGATGCCTTTGTATATTTTGCTGTATAAACATTTAATAATCGGAGTATTTATTCTGTGTGTGTGAAAGTTTGTCCCATAGATAAGCGACTTTTATTGAACATTTGTGC from Mercenaria mercenaria strain notata unplaced genomic scaffold, MADL_Memer_1 contig_3989, whole genome shotgun sequence includes:
- the LOC128553578 gene encoding uncharacterized protein LOC128553578 yields the protein MCSGHASRRCCLPRSNVDCPGGTRYSATGTGYYPSSSAIEGGFVDMRDQPLGTLQDYLAGRSSIVTVAMDNHAGIAYDTPVCIPEMNHRYGRFIDFRVRDTGSAFYHKGHSRIDICVRTESDSFDNTINGPLTLVFY